From the genome of Nicotiana sylvestris chromosome 2, ASM39365v2, whole genome shotgun sequence, one region includes:
- the LOC138882254 gene encoding uncharacterized protein — MDVLDVLVLGDSDLLVHQIQSEWETRDLKFIPYRQCLHDLSKQFRSVEFRHIPRVHNDVADALATLASMLHHPDKIHVDPLHIQVRDQHAYCNVIEEEMDGEPWFYDVKEYLRIGIYPEQATGDQKRAIR, encoded by the coding sequence atggatgttctggacgtcttggtcttgggagactcggacctcctagtacatcagattcagagtgaatgggaaacacgTGATTTAAAGTTTATACcttatcgacaatgtttgcacgatctgagcaagcaatttcgatcagtggagttcagacacatcccgagagttcacaatgatgTGGCCGATGCTTTAGCCACTttggcatcgatgttgcaccatccagacaaaatccatgttgacccattgcatattcaggttcgtgatcagcatgcctactgcaacgtgatagaagaagaaatggatggcgaaccatggttttatgatgtcaaggaatatcTCAGGATAGGGATATatccggagcaggcaaccggagatcaaaagagagccattcgatga